One genomic region from Thunnus maccoyii chromosome 16, fThuMac1.1, whole genome shotgun sequence encodes:
- the LOC121880518 gene encoding uncharacterized protein LOC121880518 isoform X2, translating to MEVAASERRYGEEERPSLQMRAGQERLAALERRGRETQRLARSQSSRNHRGMTKQKAHRDMSPTLSLDPRVPRRSSLFVIPFGPRSSQRQRPPSSLSSTPSSHRTRPRPTFNSHSSPGNRPLHPSPRSASSPPYTLLINPEPSRQSK from the exons ATGGAAGTAGCTGCGTCAGAGAGGAGATACGGCGAGGAGGAGAGACCCAGCCTCCAGATGAGAGCGGGGCAGGAGAGGCTAGCTGCgttggagaggagagggagggagacacaGCGCCTGGCCCGGAGTCAGAGCAGCAG GAACCACAGGGGGATGAcgaagcagaaagctcatcgAGACATGTCCCCCACTCTGAGTCTTGACCCCCGGGTTCCTAGACGCTCCAGCCTCtttgtgattccatttggtcCCCGGTCATCCCAACGCCAacgacccccttcatccctctcctctaCCCCATCGTCCCACCGTACACGACCCAGACCAACCTTCAACTCCCATTCATCCCCCGGCAATCgaccccttcatccctctcctcgatCCGCATCCAGCCCACCATACACTCTCCTCAtcaatcctgaaccctctcgacaatccaaataa